The sequence below is a genomic window from Ipomoea triloba cultivar NCNSP0323 chromosome 10, ASM357664v1.
CAATGTATCACAATTCATACACAAACCATAACAACATACAGATTTTACGAGAAAAAAATTTTACGagaaaaaattgcattgcatatCATATACtggaaaaatatataaaatgcaatatctacaactaggcagagattaacagactctgataccaaatgaaagaatataatacaaataggactaacctccagccatagttgtccTTAGGATTGCCTTGGTTGATGATGTTGAATGTCTTGGTAGTGGTAGGATTTCTGCAGAGTGTCTCCCACTTATTCTCAGGTTTTAGTATAGATGGTGTATGAATGTTAGAGACAATAATCTTAGCACTAGGGGACCATTGCTTATATAGCCCATAGACCTATCAATATAGGCTTTGTAACGGCAAGGTTTTAAAAGGCTAAGGCACGCCTCGACGCGTTTTGTAATCTGAGGCGAGGCGTAAGCCTCGAGGCGTACTGAGGCGTAAGCCTTAGATTTTACAcagaatatattaataatatgtaGCCTGGTAATCTGTTACCTATAAGCAATATTCATAAGTCTATAAGCTATAGCAATTAGCAAAGAAACACATAACAATTCATCATTAAAAGTCTCAAGAAAACACACCAAACATAAGTCTAAAGTAAACACATAACAATCCATCATAAACTAAAACAACCAAACACATCATAAATGATAAATCACAATGAAACTTCATCTAAAAATTCATTGTATTCTCTAGCCTCATCATCCTTATTTCCACTTCCACCATGGTGATCAATATCTTCccattcttcttcatcttcatcaattAGCCTCAACTTTTCCTTTCCCTTACTAGCACTAGCACTAGCATTCTTGCTTAAGGAGGCAATTGATTTAGTTGCTTGTGATGGCTCTCCctcaaaaacatcaacatcaaaatCATCTACACTTGGATGGGGATCATCTTCACCATTTTCACCCACAAGCCATTCATCATCCGATGGCAACTCATCAATCAACAAACTATCTTCCCCATTTGCCAAGGATTTCAACTTCAAGTGTTTATCCTTCAACTTCTTGTTGTATAGAATATAAACCAAAGCATTCATCCTTGTAGTGGTCAACCGATTTCTTCTTTTGGTGTGCACTTGATTGAATGCACTCCAATTGCGCTCGCATCCAGATGAAGAACAAGTGAGGCCTAGCACTTTAATTGCAAACTTTTGAAGCTCGGGAGTCCCATCCCCATATTGAGTCCACCATTCAactaaaaagtaataatattaaCTATAATTAAGTAACATTCATATTTAAGtaatttaactatttaagtaaggatttaaactttatattactAGGAGTTCTTTTGTGGACAGTGCTCTTAGCTTGACTCAAGCCAAAAAATCCTTCTCGACTGTGGAAAGCACTACATTGTAGGTCGGCTTTGTCCATGTCATCTCTATTGGGTATGAGCTTGTCTAAGCAATGGAATAAGCCAAGCTTGATCTCTGGATGTGTAGAAAAATCAGGAGAATAGTGACAACGGGGATTTAGATAGTAGGCAGCTGCATGCAAATGTCGGTGCATTTGAAAATCCCATTTGGCATCAATGATCTCCCATATCTCCTTGTAATCTTTTTCTTCTCCACCCAAGTTTTTTGCTATCTTTTCTTTAGCCTCATCCATAGCATTAT
It includes:
- the LOC116033083 gene encoding uncharacterized protein LOC116033083 translates to MRQFTNRELIRPAATRFATAYLTLQSIYQVRQPLEAMFTSEKWTNSSYASKADGKEVRKIILKDNNFWPSSIYAIKTTKPLVEVLRLVDRDKEPAMGFLYNAMDEAKEKIAKNLGGEEKDYKEIWEIIDAKWDFQMHRHLHAAAYYLNPRCHYSPDFSTHPEIKLGLFHCLDKLIPNRDDMDKADLQCSAFHSREGFFGLSQAKSTVHKRTPIEWWTQYGDGTPELQKFAIKVLGLTCSSSGCERNWSAFNQVHTKRRNRLTTTRMNALVYILYNKKLKDKHLKLKSLANGEDSLLIDELPSDDEWLVGENGEDDPHPSVDDFDVDVFEGEPSQATKSIASLSKNASASASKGKEKLRLIDEDEEEWEDIDHHGGSGNKDDEAREYNEFLDEVSL